One segment of Desulfosudis oleivorans Hxd3 DNA contains the following:
- a CDS encoding GGDEF domain-containing protein: protein MMDTAATADRQQTLRIRRFLMACASYLLWGIICICAYYVGLMRITMGVLLGLGFLAFLVNLAFYGLFASGLNRRLKDPSLTAAQMISGILWVTIMGYCSHTSLRGSYIALYLIVFVFGVFKLRLRTFFVLTFVAAGSYGTSMLLLAVNAPDAVDPHLEITRTVLLLAVLMWFSPLGYYIYNLRARAVQANVELKEALGTIEQLAVHDELTNVYNRRQMFRVLNREKAFADRTGMPFVACLMDLDDFKLINDTYGHLSGDTILRAFAQTIKHDIRREDYIFRYGGEEFLVVFTGTRCLANSADCAQRLRAATARLAFPDISDQVRVTISIGMTTYEPGETIDSLLSRADAALYKAKKNGKNRVEYTAPPRRTP, encoded by the coding sequence ATGATGGATACAGCAGCAACAGCAGACAGGCAGCAGACCCTGCGAATACGCCGGTTCCTGATGGCCTGTGCCTCATACCTGCTGTGGGGAATCATATGCATCTGCGCCTATTACGTTGGGCTGATGCGTATCACCATGGGTGTTTTGCTTGGACTGGGGTTTCTGGCGTTCCTGGTCAACCTCGCTTTTTACGGGCTGTTTGCTTCCGGTCTGAACAGACGGCTCAAAGATCCCAGCCTGACCGCCGCGCAGATGATCAGCGGCATCCTGTGGGTCACCATCATGGGCTACTGCTCGCACACGTCATTGCGGGGGAGCTATATCGCCCTCTACCTGATCGTTTTTGTGTTCGGCGTGTTCAAGCTCCGACTGCGGACCTTTTTCGTACTCACTTTTGTTGCCGCGGGCTCATACGGGACCTCCATGCTGCTGCTGGCGGTCAATGCGCCGGACGCGGTCGACCCCCACCTTGAAATCACCCGGACGGTGCTGCTGCTGGCCGTTCTGATGTGGTTCTCGCCGCTGGGCTACTACATCTACAACCTGCGCGCCAGGGCGGTGCAGGCCAATGTGGAACTCAAAGAGGCCCTGGGCACCATTGAACAGCTGGCCGTGCATGACGAGCTGACGAACGTCTATAACCGTCGCCAGATGTTCCGCGTACTAAACCGGGAAAAAGCCTTTGCCGACCGGACGGGCATGCCCTTTGTTGCCTGCCTGATGGACCTGGATGATTTCAAGCTCATCAACGACACCTATGGTCATCTCTCCGGCGACACCATTCTCAGGGCCTTTGCCCAGACGATCAAGCATGATATCCGACGGGAGGATTACATCTTCCGGTACGGCGGCGAAGAGTTCCTGGTTGTTTTTACCGGGACCCGCTGTCTTGCCAACAGCGCCGACTGTGCCCAGCGGCTGCGGGCGGCAACAGCCCGCCTCGCCTTCCCCGACATTTCCGATCAGGTCCGGGTGACCATCTCCATCGGCATGACCACCTACGAGCCCGGGGAAACCATTGACAGCCTGCTCTCCAGAGCCGACGCGGCCCTTTACAAGGCCAAGAAAAACGGAAAGAACCGGGTGGAATATACTGCGCCACCCCGGCGGACACCATAA
- the rpoD gene encoding RNA polymerase sigma factor RpoD produces the protein MAKTPSVKKKPASTGKPGTATGKPAKAAKKAALAKPANKKAAPKKAAPVKGATRKTASGTTASAASPDKVKKSGPAVRKAGGSSEKPGKAGAAVTARPKKKTAVKQKPVKKAAAVKAAADRKPKAGAVAEKKRKVSPAAGKAGKKAPAGKKRQAAASPPPQNFKQKLSGLIAKGKKQGELTYEEIAKAIEANDIPTDQMDDLLVHLDDLDISVVKKADQADDSGEDGAKSTTRGDSPVTYDSDPGSVTDTVKMYLREMGLVTLLSREGEVEIAKKIEAGEQEALRGMLDTAVGVESIIAYGDNIDVGNLRPKSVLKDVDEGDAGEEEILRIDAFAATIRQIKALDATIQPLRQKHLSVSLSATERKTVAEQLTRKTDEIFELLLPWRLESEVLDAMEERIQDEIKWFDTMEQTIDRRLAGLGAGGAVSTIRSKMKTKTGFVNWAYPRMQTTKVHLAAFYDEIKSLERQMEIRERAIMADRRLLRKTMKKIDDGYLRAKASKSELIRANLRLVVSIAKKYTNRGLQFLDLIQEGNVGLMKAVDKFEYRRGYKFSTYATWWIRQAITRAIADQARTIRIPVHMIETINKLIRTSRYLVQERGYEPSPEEIAEKMEIPLEKVRRVLKIAREPISLETPIGEEEDSHLGDFIEDKKFMIPSEAAVSMNLSEQTRKVLATLTPREEKVLRMRFGIGEKADHTLEEVGRDFAVTRERIRQIEAKALRKLRHPTRSKMLKHFIES, from the coding sequence ATGGCAAAGACACCCTCTGTGAAAAAGAAACCCGCATCCACCGGAAAGCCGGGTACCGCAACGGGCAAGCCGGCCAAGGCGGCTAAAAAAGCCGCCTTGGCAAAACCGGCGAACAAGAAAGCGGCGCCAAAGAAGGCCGCTCCCGTAAAAGGTGCTACCCGCAAGACAGCGTCCGGGACGACTGCCAGTGCTGCCTCGCCGGATAAAGTAAAAAAGAGCGGGCCGGCAGTCCGGAAGGCGGGCGGATCATCTGAAAAACCGGGGAAGGCGGGTGCTGCCGTCACGGCCAGGCCGAAGAAAAAGACTGCGGTAAAGCAGAAACCTGTGAAAAAGGCTGCCGCTGTCAAGGCGGCAGCCGACAGGAAACCCAAGGCAGGAGCCGTCGCTGAAAAGAAGCGAAAAGTGAGCCCAGCGGCCGGTAAGGCGGGGAAGAAGGCCCCGGCCGGCAAAAAACGGCAGGCAGCGGCATCTCCCCCGCCTCAGAATTTCAAGCAGAAACTGAGCGGGCTGATCGCCAAGGGGAAAAAGCAGGGAGAACTGACCTACGAGGAGATTGCCAAGGCAATTGAGGCCAATGATATTCCCACCGATCAGATGGATGATCTGCTGGTGCATCTGGATGATCTGGATATTTCGGTGGTGAAAAAGGCCGATCAGGCGGATGATTCCGGAGAAGACGGGGCAAAGAGTACCACCCGCGGCGACAGCCCGGTGACTTATGATTCAGACCCGGGTTCGGTGACCGATACGGTCAAGATGTACCTTCGGGAGATGGGTCTGGTCACCCTGCTGAGCCGGGAGGGAGAGGTCGAGATTGCCAAGAAGATCGAAGCAGGGGAACAGGAAGCCTTAAGGGGCATGCTGGATACCGCCGTTGGGGTGGAGAGCATCATCGCCTACGGCGATAATATTGATGTCGGCAATCTGCGTCCCAAATCGGTTTTAAAGGATGTGGATGAAGGTGATGCAGGAGAGGAAGAGATCCTGCGGATCGATGCGTTTGCCGCCACCATTCGGCAGATTAAAGCACTGGATGCAACCATCCAGCCCCTTCGGCAGAAACACCTGTCCGTTTCGCTCTCCGCAACTGAACGCAAAACCGTTGCCGAGCAGCTCACCCGGAAGACCGACGAGATTTTTGAACTCCTTCTTCCGTGGCGGCTGGAGAGTGAAGTGCTGGATGCCATGGAGGAACGGATTCAAGATGAGATCAAGTGGTTTGACACCATGGAGCAGACCATTGATCGACGGCTCGCCGGGCTGGGAGCCGGAGGCGCCGTTTCCACTATCCGGTCGAAAATGAAAACAAAGACCGGGTTTGTAAACTGGGCCTACCCGCGCATGCAGACCACCAAGGTGCATCTTGCCGCGTTTTACGACGAGATCAAATCCCTTGAAAGGCAGATGGAGATCCGCGAACGGGCCATCATGGCCGACCGTCGCCTGCTGCGGAAAACCATGAAGAAAATAGATGACGGCTATCTGCGGGCCAAGGCGTCCAAGAGCGAGCTGATCCGGGCCAACCTGAGGCTGGTGGTCAGTATCGCAAAAAAATACACCAACCGGGGCCTGCAGTTCCTGGACCTGATCCAGGAGGGCAACGTGGGGCTGATGAAGGCCGTGGATAAATTCGAATACCGTCGCGGCTACAAGTTCAGTACCTATGCCACCTGGTGGATTCGTCAGGCCATTACCCGGGCCATCGCGGACCAGGCCAGAACCATCCGTATTCCGGTCCACATGATCGAAACCATTAATAAGCTGATCCGGACCTCCCGGTACCTTGTGCAGGAGCGGGGCTACGAGCCGTCGCCCGAAGAGATCGCGGAAAAGATGGAGATCCCCCTTGAAAAGGTCCGGCGGGTGCTCAAGATCGCCAGGGAGCCCATCTCTCTTGAAACCCCCATCGGCGAAGAGGAAGACAGCCACCTGGGCGATTTTATCGAGGACAAGAAGTTCATGATTCCTTCGGAAGCCGCGGTCAGCATGAACCTGTCCGAACAGACAAGAAAGGTGCTGGCCACGTTGACGCCCAGGGAGGAGAAGGTGCTTCGCATGCGTTTCGGCATCGGCGAAAAGGCAGACCATACGCTGGAGGAGGTCGGCAGGGATTTTGCCGTGACCCGGGAGCGCATTCGCCAGATCGAGGCCAAGGCCTTGCGAAAGCTTCGGCACCCCACACGGAGCAAGATGCTCAAACATTTTATCGAGTCCTGA
- the dnaG gene encoding DNA primase, producing MYIPDDIIANIKNSADIVDIVSEVVRLKKTGKNYLGLCPFHSEKTPSFTVSPDKQMFHCFGCGEGGSVFTFLMKHQGLGFPEAVALLAKRCGIALPRPEKGSREAKDVSERQRLLSVMQRAAAFYHSCLREGPGGERATRYMAERGLSDDMVRDFQLGYAPGGWDALTRFLSKHKIPMPLAEQAGLVVLNREGSGYYDRFRNRIIFPITDLTGRVIALGGRVMDDTLPKYLNSPETPLYSKSNSLYGLSHTKQMCRQAGTVYITEGYMDFLSLYRHGIKNVVATLGTALTAEHLRMLKGFVTKAVLVFDSDAAGIKAAQRSIEIFNGEKGIQPFILVLPTGHDPDTYVRENGAQDFEALARKAGGAMSFLLESAVNRHGLSLEGKIRVMSDLEESLAAVEDGVARSLYVKEVSERLGIEESAVLEKVRQAAARRRSRSARPSLFTVDTSASGGDQRKEETTASVFGRSLRMERQLLSMMLHVPEMISEIESRNVLSLFADERLKTIGTLLVTHRRALENRSVDIVDVVPDESLQRIVSALCVGDELCMWNETGCRKLIGQFVDSRLRHVDTLSHRIKAAEENRDGDLLDHLLKAKQEQVRNKLTIEQKGESAL from the coding sequence TTGTATATTCCTGACGACATCATTGCGAACATCAAGAACTCCGCCGATATCGTCGACATCGTCTCGGAAGTGGTGCGGCTGAAGAAGACGGGGAAAAACTATCTGGGCCTGTGCCCCTTTCATTCGGAAAAAACCCCCTCTTTTACCGTCAGCCCGGACAAGCAGATGTTCCACTGTTTCGGCTGCGGCGAGGGCGGCAGTGTGTTTACGTTTCTGATGAAACATCAGGGGCTGGGTTTCCCCGAGGCCGTAGCCCTGCTGGCAAAGCGCTGCGGTATTGCCCTGCCCCGGCCGGAAAAAGGATCGCGCGAAGCAAAGGATGTGTCCGAGCGGCAGCGGTTGCTCTCGGTCATGCAGCGGGCCGCGGCATTTTACCATTCCTGCCTTAGGGAAGGGCCGGGCGGTGAACGGGCCACGCGATACATGGCCGAACGGGGCCTGTCGGACGATATGGTCCGTGATTTTCAGCTGGGATATGCTCCCGGCGGGTGGGATGCCCTTACCCGTTTTCTTTCCAAACACAAAATACCCATGCCCCTGGCCGAGCAGGCCGGCCTTGTTGTGTTGAACAGGGAGGGCAGTGGATATTATGACCGTTTTCGTAACCGGATTATCTTTCCCATCACCGACCTGACCGGCCGGGTGATCGCCCTGGGCGGCCGGGTAATGGATGATACGCTTCCCAAGTATCTCAACTCCCCGGAGACCCCCCTGTACAGCAAGAGTAACTCCCTTTACGGGCTCAGCCACACCAAACAGATGTGCCGCCAGGCAGGGACGGTCTATATCACTGAAGGATACATGGATTTTCTCTCCCTTTACCGCCACGGCATTAAAAACGTGGTGGCCACCCTGGGAACGGCCCTGACAGCGGAACACCTGAGAATGTTGAAGGGGTTCGTGACAAAGGCGGTGCTGGTGTTTGACTCGGATGCGGCGGGCATTAAGGCGGCCCAGCGCAGTATCGAGATATTTAACGGGGAAAAGGGAATTCAGCCTTTTATCCTGGTGCTTCCCACCGGCCATGATCCGGACACCTATGTGCGCGAGAACGGCGCACAGGATTTCGAAGCCCTGGCAAGGAAGGCCGGTGGCGCCATGTCGTTTCTTCTTGAATCGGCCGTCAATCGTCATGGCCTTTCCCTGGAAGGAAAGATTCGGGTGATGTCGGACCTGGAGGAAAGCCTGGCCGCGGTGGAAGACGGCGTGGCCCGGTCCCTGTATGTGAAAGAGGTTTCTGAACGTTTGGGAATCGAAGAGAGCGCGGTGCTGGAAAAGGTGCGGCAGGCGGCAGCCCGCCGCCGGAGCCGCTCTGCCCGGCCCTCCCTGTTTACCGTGGACACATCTGCTTCAGGCGGAGATCAACGGAAAGAAGAGACCACCGCATCCGTGTTTGGGCGGTCGCTTCGCATGGAGCGCCAGCTGCTGTCCATGATGTTGCACGTGCCGGAGATGATCTCTGAAATAGAATCCCGGAATGTTTTATCGTTGTTTGCCGATGAACGGTTGAAAACCATCGGAACGCTTCTGGTGACCCATCGAAGGGCACTGGAGAACCGTTCCGTGGATATTGTCGACGTGGTGCCGGATGAATCCCTGCAGCGCATTGTCAGCGCCCTTTGCGTGGGGGATGAACTTTGCATGTGGAACGAAACGGGCTGTCGTAAGTTGATCGGCCAGTTTGTCGATAGCCGCCTGCGTCATGTGGATACGCTGTCCCACAGGATCAAGGCGGCAGAGGAGAACCGTGACGGGGATCTGCTCGACCATCTGCTGAAGGCAAAGCAGGAGCAGGTCCGGAACAAACTAACCATAGAACAAAAAGGGGAGAGTGCGTTATGA
- the hisA gene encoding 1-(5-phosphoribosyl)-5-[(5-phosphoribosylamino)methylideneamino]imidazole-4-carboxamide isomerase — protein MMVIPAVDIKGGKCVRLLQGDMNAETVFSDDPGAMAERWAEAGAELIHVVDLDGAIEKSPRNLKAISALIRRVGVPVQVGGGIREIDTVKMYADLGVARIVIGSAAVNHPDLVTAACREFPGRIVLGIDARDGRVATEGWTSTTDIAAADLAARFEGCGVAAINFTDIHRDGMRTGPNIPAIEAFARATAIPVVASGGVSTIDDIQALLGIQEFGVTGVITGRALYDGTLDLAEAIAVASAGDSTSQKSVG, from the coding sequence ATGATGGTTATTCCCGCGGTGGACATCAAGGGCGGTAAGTGTGTCCGGCTGTTGCAGGGAGACATGAACGCGGAGACCGTGTTTTCCGATGATCCGGGTGCCATGGCCGAACGCTGGGCCGAAGCGGGCGCCGAACTGATTCACGTGGTGGACCTGGACGGCGCCATTGAAAAAAGCCCGCGGAACCTGAAAGCGATCAGCGCCCTTATTCGCCGGGTGGGGGTTCCGGTACAGGTGGGCGGCGGCATTCGGGAGATCGACACGGTAAAGATGTACGCCGATCTGGGTGTTGCCAGAATCGTGATCGGGTCGGCGGCGGTAAACCACCCCGACCTGGTGACAGCGGCCTGCCGTGAGTTTCCGGGCCGGATCGTTCTGGGCATTGATGCCCGGGACGGCCGAGTGGCCACCGAAGGGTGGACCAGCACCACCGATATTGCCGCGGCTGATCTCGCGGCACGGTTTGAAGGGTGCGGAGTGGCGGCGATTAATTTTACCGATATTCACAGGGACGGAATGCGGACGGGTCCCAACATTCCGGCCATTGAGGCGTTTGCCCGGGCCACCGCCATTCCGGTGGTGGCTTCCGGCGGCGTTTCCACCATCGACGACATTCAGGCCCTTTTGGGTATTCAAGAATTTGGCGTGACCGGTGTGATCACGGGCAGGGCCCTGTATGACGGCACCCTGGATCTGGCAGAGGCCATTGCCGTGGCATCGGCCGGGGACTCAACCTCACAAAAGAGCGTTGGCTGA
- the hisB gene encoding imidazoleglycerol-phosphate dehydratase HisB yields MKRSASVQRQTAETQVSVTVLLDGIGTQTISTGIPFFNHMLSLFAAHGFFDLTVQASGDIDVDFHHTVEDVGIVLGNSVNKALGDRKGIRRYGYAVTPMDEALAHAVIDLSNRPFLVFNVPSIPAAETGFGVQLAKEFFRAFAVNCGMTLHIRVDYGENEHHVIESVFKAVARALDMATSMDDRITGPLSTKGCI; encoded by the coding sequence ATGAAGCGTTCTGCTTCTGTACAGCGACAAACAGCGGAAACGCAGGTGAGTGTCACTGTTCTGCTTGATGGTATAGGCACTCAGACCATATCCACCGGCATTCCTTTTTTCAATCACATGCTGTCTCTTTTTGCGGCCCACGGTTTTTTCGACCTTACCGTCCAGGCGTCCGGTGATATTGACGTGGACTTCCACCACACGGTGGAGGATGTGGGCATTGTCCTTGGAAACTCGGTAAACAAGGCCCTTGGCGACAGAAAGGGAATCCGGCGATACGGGTACGCGGTCACGCCCATGGATGAGGCCCTGGCCCACGCGGTTATTGATCTTTCCAACCGCCCCTTTCTTGTTTTTAACGTTCCGTCGATCCCTGCCGCGGAAACCGGCTTTGGCGTACAGCTGGCCAAGGAGTTCTTTCGGGCTTTTGCTGTTAACTGCGGCATGACCCTGCATATCCGCGTCGACTATGGCGAGAACGAGCACCATGTGATCGAGTCCGTGTTCAAGGCCGTGGCAAGGGCACTGGATATGGCGACGTCCATGGATGACCGCATAACCGGCCCGCTTTCCACCAAGGGCTGTATCTGA